The Paenibacillus sp. RUD330 genome has a segment encoding these proteins:
- a CDS encoding sensor histidine kinase, which yields MSRMRFFNRFWIANSLGTGRRRVSLFTKVVAVLALLLIPVLLLYSYSNRQAEKIVEEQLRSSNLSELGFFANRMDSVMESLSLFPVILSYDPHIRDYVAGEGEAQTNPLKAQSRIREKLSLQSASGSWTNDLSIALPRQSSVLSSNIYVNGAAVWGWDKPIRKEWTYEEDLSRGNPAGTFLRETAEPADARLAGEADAVFQVRFPAEALRDLLDLYRKDKRSDPFLYRPGQELIMGSSSDRAMAEAIRDGVLSRTEAPRGQQTIETGGQSYLVSYVKSAQLGWYLADYVPVQRILSPITSVRNWFYGSIAALVLIGFVSALLLYRNVQIPLQKMIRGVRRMSSGDFSSRIDYKAGSEFDDLIGHYNEMAGKIQVLVEDVYTERLRSREATLKQLQSQINPHFLYNSLFFIANSAMMEDRDAVIAMAENLADYYRYSTRLENQLVPVREELELVRSYLTIHNLRMDRLQYEIDVPEELQEVLIPRLLLQPLVENSIVHGIEPRLEGGCIVIEGRQEGGWCSLVVKDNGAGLDAAGLDRLRRQLSEPMSDEIGCGTWNVHQRLRYQFGGRSGLLLDAGQDGGFRAELRWRCGNGSGGPTEEEGGGEDGAAAHR from the coding sequence ATGAGCAGAATGCGGTTCTTCAATCGATTCTGGATCGCGAATAGCCTCGGGACCGGTCGGCGCAGGGTGTCCCTGTTCACCAAGGTGGTCGCCGTCCTGGCGCTGCTGCTGATTCCGGTCCTGCTGCTGTACAGCTATTCCAACCGTCAGGCGGAAAAGATCGTGGAAGAGCAGCTGCGCTCCTCCAACCTCAGCGAGCTCGGCTTCTTCGCGAACCGGATGGACAGCGTCATGGAGAGCCTGTCGCTGTTCCCGGTCATCCTCAGCTACGACCCCCATATCCGCGACTACGTCGCCGGAGAAGGGGAGGCGCAGACCAACCCGCTGAAGGCGCAGTCGCGGATCCGGGAGAAGCTGAGCCTGCAGAGCGCTTCCGGCAGCTGGACGAACGACCTGTCGATCGCTCTGCCGCGGCAGAGCTCGGTGCTGAGCTCGAACATCTACGTCAACGGAGCGGCCGTCTGGGGCTGGGACAAGCCCATCCGCAAGGAATGGACGTACGAGGAGGATCTGTCGCGGGGCAACCCGGCGGGAACGTTCCTCCGCGAGACGGCCGAGCCTGCGGACGCCAGACTAGCAGGCGAGGCGGACGCGGTGTTCCAGGTGCGCTTCCCGGCGGAGGCGCTGCGGGATCTGCTGGATCTGTACCGCAAGGACAAGCGCAGCGATCCCTTCCTGTACCGTCCCGGTCAGGAGCTCATTATGGGCAGCAGCTCGGACCGCGCCATGGCGGAGGCCATCCGGGACGGAGTGCTGAGCCGGACGGAGGCGCCCAGAGGCCAGCAGACGATCGAGACCGGCGGCCAGTCCTATCTGGTCAGCTATGTGAAGTCCGCTCAGCTCGGCTGGTATTTGGCCGATTACGTCCCGGTCCAGCGGATCCTCAGTCCCATCACATCCGTCCGCAACTGGTTCTACGGCTCGATCGCCGCGCTTGTACTGATCGGATTCGTCTCGGCGCTGCTGCTCTACCGCAACGTGCAGATTCCGCTGCAGAAGATGATCCGCGGCGTGCGCCGCATGAGCAGCGGGGACTTCTCCTCGAGGATCGATTACAAGGCGGGGAGCGAGTTCGACGATCTGATCGGGCATTACAACGAGATGGCGGGCAAAATCCAGGTGCTGGTCGAGGACGTATACACGGAGCGGCTGCGCTCCCGCGAGGCGACGCTCAAGCAGCTGCAGTCGCAGATCAATCCGCATTTCCTCTACAACTCGCTGTTCTTCATCGCCAACTCGGCGATGATGGAGGACCGGGATGCGGTCATCGCGATGGCGGAAAACCTCGCCGACTACTACCGCTACTCGACCCGTCTGGAAAACCAGCTCGTTCCCGTGCGGGAGGAGCTGGAGCTGGTGCGCAGCTACCTGACGATCCACAACCTGAGGATGGACCGGCTTCAATACGAGATCGACGTGCCGGAAGAGCTGCAGGAGGTCCTCATTCCGAGGCTGCTGCTGCAGCCGCTCGTGGAGAACTCCATCGTGCACGGCATCGAGCCGCGCCTCGAGGGAGGCTGCATCGTCATCGAAGGCCGGCAGGAAGGCGGCTGGTGCAGCCTCGTCGTGAAGGACAACGGCGCCGGCTTGGACGCCGCGGGGCTGGACCGGCTGCGCAGGCAGCTCAGCGAGCCGATGTCGGACGAGATCGGCTGCGGCACCTGGAACGTGCATCAGCGGCTGCGGTACCAGTTCGGCGGCCGTTCCGGGCTGCTGCTGGATGCCGGGCAGGACGGGGGCTTCCGCGCGGAGCTGAGATGGCGCTGCGGCAACGGTAGCGGCGGCCCAACCGAGGAAGAAGGAGGCGGAGAAGATGGGGCAGCTGCTCATCGTTGA
- a CDS encoding response regulator — MGQLLIVDDEAHVVDRLAATVDWQDIGVEQVFKAYSGVEALELLRQFSIDIVVSDIRMPGMSGLELIAEIRSSWPKTKCILLSGYSDFNYAKEAIRHQAEAYLLKPVKEEELTAAVRSAIGKLEEEWEEVISQQRLSYALKENLPLMRASLLLDLLQGRIPEEAALREKMELLDLSGGEWSRCSLMVVRLDELFLQYGPPNPEWKEYAIGNMAGELFGTRYAIWPAKDAYGYYVYAMAPRLDSPHGHDAAWFERTAADLQTAVSSYLKAKISVMVCQEGRFPEEIPGLYGRLVDSFRGRIGDERELFMRLEDTGLDAGIKPLESLYEPPALIRLFDAGKWGEMENKLRRVFAELESDGAGSQELLLEVYFTLAGAYAYIAHKNGRQLSDLLGGDYAAMTEAPPFRSVNQLKEWSLRTLRRIREDMQKETKDSRADLIRAIQRYVEEQITGDLSLQAVADRVHLHPVYLSKLYKLETGENLSDYMQAARMGKAEELLKGGSAKIYEIAASLGYQRPHSFNFAFKKQFGMTPQEYRDLYADVQPGNPTK; from the coding sequence ATGGGGCAGCTGCTCATCGTTGATGACGAGGCCCATGTGGTCGACCGGCTGGCGGCGACCGTCGATTGGCAGGACATCGGTGTCGAGCAGGTATTCAAGGCTTACTCCGGCGTGGAGGCTCTGGAGCTGCTGCGGCAGTTCTCGATCGACATCGTCGTATCCGATATCCGGATGCCGGGCATGTCGGGGCTGGAGCTGATCGCGGAGATCCGCAGCAGCTGGCCGAAGACGAAATGCATCCTGCTGTCGGGCTACTCCGACTTCAACTATGCCAAGGAAGCGATCCGCCATCAGGCGGAGGCGTATCTGCTCAAGCCGGTGAAGGAGGAAGAGCTGACCGCCGCCGTCCGCTCGGCCATCGGCAAGCTCGAGGAGGAATGGGAGGAGGTCATCTCCCAGCAGCGGCTGAGCTACGCGCTGAAGGAAAATCTGCCGCTCATGCGGGCTTCCCTGCTGCTCGATCTGCTGCAGGGACGGATTCCCGAAGAGGCCGCTCTGCGGGAGAAGATGGAGCTGCTGGACCTCTCCGGCGGAGAGTGGAGCCGCTGCTCGCTCATGGTCGTGCGGCTCGACGAGCTGTTCCTCCAGTACGGACCGCCAAATCCGGAATGGAAGGAATACGCGATCGGCAACATGGCCGGAGAGCTGTTCGGCACGCGCTACGCAATCTGGCCGGCCAAGGATGCCTACGGATACTATGTGTACGCCATGGCTCCGCGCCTGGATTCGCCTCATGGCCATGATGCCGCCTGGTTCGAGCGCACGGCTGCGGATCTGCAGACGGCGGTCTCCTCGTACCTGAAGGCGAAAATTTCCGTCATGGTCTGCCAGGAAGGAAGGTTCCCGGAGGAGATTCCCGGCCTGTACGGCCGGCTCGTGGATTCCTTCCGAGGCCGGATCGGCGACGAGCGGGAGCTGTTCATGAGGCTCGAGGATACCGGTCTCGATGCCGGCATCAAGCCGCTGGAGAGCCTCTATGAGCCGCCTGCGCTGATCCGCTTGTTCGACGCGGGCAAATGGGGCGAGATGGAGAACAAGCTGCGGCGGGTGTTCGCCGAGCTGGAATCCGATGGGGCCGGCTCGCAGGAGCTGCTGCTCGAGGTTTATTTCACGCTGGCCGGTGCCTATGCCTATATCGCCCACAAGAACGGCCGCCAGCTGTCGGATCTGCTCGGCGGCGATTACGCGGCGATGACCGAGGCGCCTCCGTTCCGCTCGGTGAACCAGCTGAAGGAATGGTCGCTGCGGACGCTGCGGCGCATCCGCGAGGACATGCAGAAGGAGACGAAGGATTCGCGGGCGGATCTGATCCGCGCGATCCAGAGGTACGTCGAGGAGCAGATTACCGGCGACCTGTCGCTGCAGGCGGTGGCGGACCGGGTCCATCTCCACCCGGTCTATCTCTCCAAGCTGTACAAGCTGGAGACGGGGGAGAACCTGAGCGATTACATGCAGGCGGCCCGCATGGGCAAGGCCGAGGAGCTGCTGAAGGGCGGCTCCGCCAAAATCTATGAGATCGCGGCCAGCCTCGGCTACCAGAGGCCGCATTCCTTCAATTTCGCGTTCAAGAAGCAGTTCGGCATGACGCCGCAGGAATACCGGGACCTGTATGCGGATGTTCAACCCGGCAACCCGACCAAATGA
- a CDS encoding GntP family permease, whose product MLLVIVLLAIVVLLLLITVAKINPFVALIVTAIGVGLAAGMPLLSVKDGPVGIVDSIKTGMGNTLGLLAIVLALGTMLGKMMAESGGAERIATTLIRLFGQRNVHWAMMVVAFIVGIPVFFQVGFVLLIPLVFTIARQTGVSLVKIGVPLVAGLSVVHGLVPPHPAAMTAVGIFNADVGKTILFSLIVGLPTAIIAGPLYGSWIGKRIHKEVPKAIGDQLTENVDNKELPGFFNTVFTILVPVILMLAASIADVSLKGKADYAGLYDFFKFVGDPVVALLIATIYSFFSLGFFRGMSREKVLKFSNDCLAPTATILLVIGAGGAFNRVLLDSGIGDYIAELATSSHLSPILLGWGIAALIRVATGSATVSMMTAAGIVAPIAVAMPGVSPELLVLATGAGSLILSHVNDSGFWLIKEYFGMTVKETLQTWTALETIISVAALGFILVLDLFI is encoded by the coding sequence ATGCTGTTAGTAATCGTTCTGCTCGCCATCGTTGTGCTGCTTCTGCTGATCACGGTCGCGAAAATCAATCCGTTCGTCGCGCTTATCGTCACGGCGATCGGCGTCGGACTGGCGGCCGGCATGCCGCTGCTCTCCGTCAAGGACGGCCCCGTGGGCATCGTCGACTCCATTAAGACGGGCATGGGCAACACGCTCGGCCTGCTGGCGATCGTCCTGGCGCTCGGCACGATGCTGGGCAAGATGATGGCCGAATCCGGCGGCGCCGAGCGCATCGCCACGACGCTGATCCGGCTGTTCGGCCAGCGCAACGTCCACTGGGCGATGATGGTCGTCGCGTTCATCGTCGGCATCCCGGTCTTCTTCCAGGTCGGCTTCGTCCTGCTCATCCCGCTCGTGTTCACGATCGCCCGCCAGACTGGCGTGTCGCTCGTGAAGATCGGCGTGCCTCTCGTCGCGGGCCTGTCCGTCGTGCACGGCCTTGTGCCGCCGCATCCGGCAGCCATGACGGCCGTAGGCATCTTCAACGCCGATGTCGGCAAGACGATTCTTTTCTCGCTCATTGTCGGCCTGCCTACCGCCATCATCGCAGGCCCGCTGTACGGCAGCTGGATCGGCAAGCGCATCCATAAGGAAGTGCCGAAGGCGATCGGCGACCAGCTGACGGAGAACGTGGACAACAAGGAGCTTCCCGGCTTCTTCAACACCGTATTCACGATTCTCGTTCCGGTTATCCTGATGCTGGCGGCATCGATCGCAGACGTATCGCTCAAGGGCAAGGCGGATTATGCCGGCCTGTACGATTTCTTCAAGTTCGTCGGCGACCCCGTTGTCGCCCTGCTCATCGCGACCATCTATTCGTTCTTCAGCCTCGGCTTCTTCCGCGGCATGAGCCGCGAGAAGGTGCTGAAGTTCTCCAACGACTGCCTGGCGCCGACGGCGACGATCCTGCTCGTCATCGGAGCGGGAGGCGCGTTCAACCGCGTGCTGCTGGATTCCGGCATCGGCGATTACATCGCGGAGCTGGCGACCTCGTCCCATCTGTCCCCGATTCTGCTCGGCTGGGGCATCGCGGCATTGATCCGCGTCGCGACGGGCTCTGCGACCGTATCGATGATGACCGCGGCCGGCATCGTGGCTCCGATCGCCGTCGCCATGCCGGGCGTCAGCCCCGAGCTGCTCGTGCTGGCGACGGGAGCGGGATCGCTGATCCTGTCCCATGTCAACGACTCCGGCTTCTGGCTGATCAAGGAATACTTCGGCATGACCGTGAAGGAGACGCTGCAGACATGGACGGCGCTGGAGACGATCATTTCGGTGGCGGCGCTCGGGTTCATTCTTGTGCTGGATCTGTTTATTTAA
- the gntK gene encoding gluconokinase, producing MIGTDIGTTSTKSVLFTTDGKLKAVHHIEYPLYSPTPATAEQNPEEIFAAVVGSIKQVMLESGVDPAQVRCVSFSAAMHSLIAVDGTGKPLTRCITWADSRSARWADIIKSEHDGHEIYLRTGTPIHPMSPLAKLLWLRNEEGGLFGKADKFISIKEFVFHKLFGEYVVDHSIASATGLFNIHELDWDAGALEVAGVDPSKLSRLVPTRHVMTGLDGTWAEHMGLPAETPFVVGANDGVLSNLGVNAIDPGVVAVTIGTSGAIRTVTDKPRVDPKGRIFCYVLTEDMYVIGGPVNNGGMIFRWIRDQLGASEKETALRIGRDPYDLLSDIAARVKPGSDGLIFHPFLSGERAPLWDSNARGSYFGLGLHHKKEHLIRAAMEGVILNLYTVFLALQELIGEPGKIQATGGFARSELWRQMMADIFNQQVHVPESVESSCLGAAILGLYAIGEVGSLGVVSEMVGGTYRHEPIPKHTEIYQELARIYIRVSRLLQDEYKSIADFQSKWV from the coding sequence ATGATCGGCACCGACATCGGAACGACGAGCACCAAGTCCGTCCTGTTCACGACAGACGGCAAGCTTAAGGCCGTGCATCATATCGAATATCCGCTTTATTCGCCGACGCCGGCGACCGCGGAGCAGAACCCGGAGGAGATTTTCGCCGCCGTCGTCGGCTCAATCAAGCAGGTCATGCTGGAGAGCGGAGTGGACCCGGCACAGGTGAGATGCGTGTCGTTCAGCGCCGCCATGCACAGCCTGATCGCCGTCGACGGGACGGGCAAGCCGCTCACCCGCTGCATCACCTGGGCGGACAGCCGCAGCGCCCGCTGGGCGGACATCATCAAGAGCGAGCATGACGGGCATGAGATCTACCTGCGCACCGGCACGCCGATCCATCCGATGTCGCCGCTGGCGAAGCTGCTCTGGCTGCGGAACGAGGAAGGCGGGCTGTTCGGCAAGGCGGACAAGTTCATCTCCATCAAGGAGTTCGTGTTCCACAAGCTGTTCGGGGAGTACGTCGTGGACCATTCCATCGCCTCGGCGACGGGTCTGTTCAACATCCATGAGCTGGACTGGGACGCGGGCGCGCTGGAAGTGGCGGGCGTCGACCCGTCCAAGCTGTCCCGCCTGGTCCCGACCCGCCATGTCATGACGGGCCTGGACGGGACGTGGGCGGAGCATATGGGCCTGCCGGCCGAGACTCCGTTCGTCGTCGGAGCCAACGACGGCGTGCTCTCGAATCTGGGCGTCAATGCGATCGACCCCGGCGTCGTCGCCGTGACGATCGGCACGAGCGGGGCGATCCGCACCGTGACCGACAAGCCGCGCGTCGATCCCAAGGGACGGATCTTCTGCTACGTGCTTACGGAGGACATGTATGTCATCGGGGGGCCGGTCAACAACGGCGGCATGATCTTCCGCTGGATCCGCGACCAGCTCGGAGCTTCCGAGAAGGAGACGGCGCTGCGGATCGGCCGCGATCCGTACGATCTGCTCTCGGATATCGCCGCTCGCGTCAAGCCGGGCTCGGACGGCCTGATCTTCCATCCGTTCCTGTCCGGAGAGCGGGCTCCGCTCTGGGATTCCAATGCCCGGGGCTCCTACTTCGGCCTGGGGCTTCACCACAAGAAGGAGCATCTGATCAGAGCCGCGATGGAAGGCGTCATCCTCAATCTGTACACCGTCTTCCTGGCTCTGCAGGAGCTGATCGGAGAGCCGGGCAAAATCCAGGCCACCGGCGGCTTCGCCCGCTCGGAGCTGTGGCGTCAGATGATGGCCGACATCTTCAACCAGCAGGTGCATGTGCCGGAGAGCGTCGAGAGCTCCTGCCTCGGTGCGGCGATTCTCGGCCTGTACGCGATCGGAGAGGTCGGTTCTCTCGGCGTCGTGTCGGAGATGGTCGGCGGCACTTATCGGCATGAGCCGATTCCCAAGCATACGGAGATCTACCAAGAGCTTGCCCGGATCTATATCCGCGTGTCGCGGCTGCTGCAGGACGAGTACAAGAGCATCGCGGATTTTCAGAGCAAATGGGTGTGA
- a CDS encoding DUF1829 domain-containing protein: protein MNLVEQLSESYVNWLRQKIVFKEINDDAIEITTPFMDRHNDHFQIYVQQSKSNKLMVSDAGYVITDLLLSGCDVFSSPKREQMLRTILNGYGVKVSTNKELYVETTLESFPQKKHMLVQAMMTVNDMFMTSRQNVQSIFLEEVDHFLFENDIRFVENINFTGKSGFPQTFHFAVPRSKEKPERILQAINNPTMQYAETLLFAWTDSKQNRRPDSKLYALLNDSEKKIRPGILNAFHEYEVEPVLWSQKGQYLGELVG, encoded by the coding sequence TTGAACCTAGTTGAACAATTATCGGAATCATATGTGAACTGGCTGAGGCAAAAAATCGTATTCAAAGAGATTAACGACGACGCCATTGAAATAACGACTCCTTTTATGGATAGGCATAATGATCACTTCCAAATCTACGTCCAGCAATCGAAGTCCAATAAATTAATGGTGAGCGATGCTGGATATGTCATAACCGATTTGCTTTTATCGGGTTGCGACGTATTTTCATCCCCCAAACGAGAACAGATGCTTCGTACCATTCTCAATGGTTACGGCGTGAAGGTTTCAACGAATAAAGAACTGTATGTTGAAACAACTTTGGAGAGTTTCCCGCAAAAGAAACATATGCTTGTCCAGGCTATGATGACCGTTAACGATATGTTCATGACGTCTAGGCAGAACGTACAGAGCATATTCCTTGAGGAAGTCGATCATTTTCTATTCGAAAACGACATTCGGTTTGTTGAAAACATTAACTTCACAGGAAAGTCAGGCTTTCCACAAACCTTTCACTTTGCCGTTCCAAGATCCAAAGAAAAACCTGAGCGAATCTTGCAAGCCATAAATAATCCAACCATGCAGTATGCTGAAACTCTTTTGTTTGCGTGGACCGATTCCAAACAGAACCGCAGACCCGATTCCAAGCTTTACGCGCTTTTAAATGACTCCGAGAAAAAAATAAGGCCAGGGATTTTAAACGCTTTTCATGAGTATGAGGTCGAACCTGTCTTATGGTCTCAAAAAGGGCAGTATCTGGGTGAATTAGTTGGGTGA
- a CDS encoding TetR/AcrR family transcriptional regulator produces MDKRERILHHAMEQFMQKGYHQTTMQDIADAAGIAKGGIYFYFKSKEELIQSVFESYLERMSAMLTATAARYEPGSRESLFQQIKTQLDELTSHSKMLLLFSSGQISLSERMRELSMNARLRSFVWFRNQLVGVYGARIEPHAFDLTALATGLVSEYIGFILLNDVRLSSAKLARMIVRRLEDSVRGLENSGDEPVLTSEAFRTFYPEGDFGDGAERRRLVEAAAALLKRLEPELESDAGRIHRHAAGMLQEETASPAPRPVVIEGMLALLQAVDGLSGWPETAAVRTALAAWNDTSKQS; encoded by the coding sequence ATGGATAAAAGAGAACGGATCCTACATCACGCCATGGAGCAATTCATGCAGAAAGGCTATCACCAGACGACCATGCAGGATATCGCGGACGCGGCCGGCATCGCCAAGGGCGGAATCTACTTCTACTTCAAATCGAAGGAGGAATTGATTCAATCCGTATTCGAATCCTATCTCGAGCGCATGTCGGCCATGCTGACGGCTACGGCAGCCCGCTATGAGCCGGGCTCCAGGGAGAGCCTCTTCCAGCAGATCAAAACCCAGCTGGACGAGCTGACCTCCCACAGCAAGATGCTGCTCCTGTTCTCCAGCGGCCAAATCAGCCTGAGCGAGCGGATGAGGGAGCTCTCCATGAATGCGCGCCTCCGTTCGTTCGTCTGGTTCCGCAACCAGCTGGTCGGCGTCTACGGCGCGAGGATCGAGCCTCACGCCTTCGACCTGACCGCGCTCGCGACAGGGCTGGTCAGCGAGTATATCGGCTTTATCCTGCTGAATGACGTCCGGCTGAGCTCGGCGAAACTCGCCAGGATGATTGTCCGGCGGCTGGAAGACTCCGTCCGCGGGCTAGAGAATTCCGGGGACGAGCCTGTGCTGACTTCGGAGGCATTCCGCACCTTCTACCCCGAGGGGGACTTCGGGGACGGGGCAGAACGGCGCCGCCTCGTCGAGGCGGCAGCAGCTCTGCTCAAGCGGCTGGAGCCGGAGCTCGAGAGCGATGCCGGCCGGATCCATCGGCATGCGGCCGGCATGCTCCAAGAGGAGACGGCTTCACCTGCTCCAAGGCCGGTGGTGATCGAGGGCATGCTGGCGCTGCTTCAGGCCGTGGACGGCTTGAGCGGATGGCCGGAGACGGCGGCGGTCCGAACGGCGCTGGCCGCTTGGAACGACACAAGCAAGCAATCCTGA
- a CDS encoding MDR family MFS transporter produces the protein MQSTGINRRWVLTGLIMGMFFSALEQTIVGTAMPTIITELQGFEIFAWVTTAYMIASTVVVPIVGKLSDMYGRRLLYLIGAIIFAAGSAMCATATSMEQLVLYRGLQGIGGGMLMPLSQTIIGDIFTAEQRAKWQGVFGAIFGLSSVIGPFIGGVIVDNVSWHWIFLMNVPFGIISALLIYIGLKQETVRLEGKANIDYLGIVTLVPALILFLYGLTFGGDKFAWTSGTSCLIFGGALLFTALFLLAEKSAAEPVLDLSLFRNRVFSVTNGLGFLLGLGMFGAIMFVPLYMQGILGVSPTKAGSTMTPMMIALIVASVIGGQLLLRIKYRTVLAAGMLVTTGGFYLVSTMGLDTSQWTAYVYMVILGLGMGLVMPTLMIAVQNEFPKTRLGTVTSASTFFRSIGGTIGVTVLNVVMNNTLRSNVETMSAEAKAGGSGDVVQAVEGIEKSGVDLFSVIVYPDKFPLPAELKDKVVLFIQQAWVDSFETVALTGLVFVALGILVALLVGGKRIQRDSENAKDGQSVHAAH, from the coding sequence ATGCAATCAACCGGCATCAACCGGAGATGGGTGCTTACCGGCCTTATCATGGGAATGTTTTTCAGCGCCTTGGAGCAGACGATTGTAGGCACGGCGATGCCGACCATCATCACCGAGCTGCAAGGCTTCGAGATTTTCGCCTGGGTGACGACCGCCTACATGATCGCTTCGACCGTCGTCGTTCCGATCGTCGGCAAGCTGTCGGACATGTACGGCCGCCGGCTGCTCTATCTGATCGGGGCCATCATATTCGCCGCGGGCTCCGCGATGTGCGCCACGGCCACCTCCATGGAGCAGCTGGTATTGTACCGCGGCCTCCAGGGCATAGGCGGCGGCATGCTGATGCCGCTGTCGCAGACGATCATCGGCGATATTTTCACCGCCGAGCAGCGGGCCAAGTGGCAGGGCGTATTCGGGGCGATCTTCGGCCTCAGCTCGGTGATCGGTCCATTCATCGGCGGCGTCATCGTCGACAACGTCAGCTGGCACTGGATCTTCCTGATGAACGTGCCCTTCGGCATCATCTCCGCGCTTCTGATCTACATCGGGCTGAAGCAGGAGACGGTCCGCCTGGAAGGCAAGGCCAACATCGACTACCTGGGCATCGTCACGCTCGTTCCGGCTCTGATCCTGTTCTTGTACGGACTGACCTTCGGCGGCGACAAGTTCGCCTGGACGTCGGGCACAAGCTGCCTGATCTTCGGCGGAGCGCTCCTCTTTACGGCATTGTTTCTTCTGGCGGAGAAGTCCGCGGCCGAGCCCGTGCTCGATCTCTCGCTGTTCCGCAACCGCGTCTTCTCGGTGACGAACGGCCTCGGCTTCCTGCTGGGCCTGGGCATGTTCGGAGCCATCATGTTCGTGCCGCTGTATATGCAGGGCATTCTCGGGGTGTCCCCGACAAAAGCCGGCTCCACGATGACTCCGATGATGATCGCGCTGATCGTCGCGAGCGTGATCGGCGGCCAGCTCCTGCTCCGCATCAAATACCGCACCGTTCTGGCAGCGGGCATGCTCGTCACGACGGGCGGCTTCTACCTGGTCAGCACGATGGGGCTGGACACATCGCAGTGGACCGCTTATGTGTACATGGTCATTCTCGGACTCGGCATGGGTCTGGTCATGCCGACGCTGATGATCGCCGTGCAGAACGAATTCCCGAAAACCCGGCTCGGCACGGTCACGTCCGCATCGACCTTTTTCCGTTCCATCGGCGGCACGATCGGCGTCACGGTGCTCAACGTCGTCATGAACAATACGCTGCGCTCCAATGTCGAGACGATGTCCGCAGAGGCGAAGGCCGGCGGCAGCGGCGACGTCGTCCAGGCGGTCGAGGGCATCGAGAAGAGCGGCGTGGACCTGTTCAGCGTCATCGTGTATCCCGACAAATTCCCGCTTCCGGCGGAGCTCAAGGACAAGGTTGTGCTGTTCATCCAGCAGGCTTGGGTGGATTCCTTCGAGACGGTGGCTCTTACCGGGCTCGTGTTCGTCGCGCTGGGCATCCTGGTCGCGCTGCTGGTCGGAGGCAAGCGGATCCAGCGGGATTCCGAGAACGCCAAGGACGGCCAGTCCGTTCATGCGGCTCATTAA